One segment of Pelagicoccus sp. SDUM812003 DNA contains the following:
- a CDS encoding metallophosphoesterase family protein — MNRKIRIVSDLHIGHRASLIEHAKAIAPLADGVERLVFNGDTLELKYGDLESSHYNAAEQKSIFLEEVSKWGVETTLITGNHDPAISEVHSASLRDGAVFATHGDGLYKEIAPWSSSIKLLRACSKGIDENQTGRTAEDLHRYLSLHKQVSIKAHEMDETYNPTLWGKLRIFLHQAWPPDTPFRILKCWRETPDRAVSLAERFEIQAKFLIVGHTHKPGIWQRGDRYVINLGSYFPWPGAYCVDIADNLLEVKRVRKGRNRVTIGETIRSFEL, encoded by the coding sequence ATGAATCGCAAAATCAGGATCGTTTCCGACCTGCATATCGGCCACCGAGCCAGCCTCATCGAACATGCCAAAGCCATCGCCCCGCTTGCCGATGGCGTCGAGCGATTGGTCTTCAATGGCGACACCCTGGAGCTGAAATACGGCGACCTCGAGAGCTCACACTACAACGCCGCCGAGCAGAAGAGCATCTTTCTGGAGGAGGTTTCGAAATGGGGCGTGGAAACCACTTTGATAACCGGAAACCACGATCCAGCCATTTCCGAGGTCCATTCCGCTTCCCTGCGGGACGGGGCGGTTTTCGCCACCCACGGCGACGGTCTCTACAAAGAAATAGCCCCTTGGAGCTCCAGCATCAAGCTGCTGCGCGCCTGCTCGAAAGGTATCGACGAAAACCAGACGGGACGAACGGCCGAGGACCTGCATCGCTACCTCAGCCTGCACAAGCAGGTCAGCATCAAAGCTCACGAAATGGACGAAACCTACAACCCGACCCTGTGGGGCAAACTGCGTATCTTCCTGCACCAGGCCTGGCCGCCCGATACGCCCTTTCGCATCCTGAAGTGCTGGAGGGAGACCCCGGATCGGGCCGTATCGCTGGCCGAACGCTTCGAAATACAAGCCAAGTTTCTCATCGTAGGGCACACCCATAAGCCCGGAATCTGGCAGCGCGGAGATCGATATGTCATCAATCTGGGCTCCTACTTTCCTTGGCCGGGCGCCTACTGCGTCGACATCGCGGACAATCTGCTAGAAGTGAAGCGGGTTCGAAAAGGAAGAAACCGCGTCACGATCGGAGAAACGATTCGAAGCTTCGAGCTCTAG